From the genome of Bacillota bacterium, one region includes:
- a CDS encoding DUF3866 family protein — protein sequence MYGAKVVTTRVSRILEGWPGVVLVALDGLDRPGLVYPEVVGAVRAGDLVAVNTTAADLGLGTGGYHLVAARLGELESGGEPAPPPGHLIKWRYTPSQVACLTVEETEHPGARAVREFGGLEGIPVVAAELHSQVPAVAAGLRAAWAGPGAPDSGGPGRDSATRERRLIYIMTDAGALAARFSRLIGAMKEAALIDAVITVGQAFGGDVEAVTLHSGLAAARAYLGADAAIVAMGPGEAGTGTRLGFSGLSQGEALNAAWSLGGRPVAAARISWADPRGRHRGVSHHTLTMMEVSALAPSTLVLPELPAPLAAEVLAALAGLPERHRVAVADGRPALDWLAHKGIRPSTMGRGIEDDRPFFLAAGAAGAYAAGLCAAGLTSAT from the coding sequence GTGTACGGAGCGAAGGTCGTCACCACAAGGGTTTCGCGAATCCTCGAGGGCTGGCCGGGAGTGGTCCTGGTCGCCCTGGATGGATTGGACCGACCAGGCCTGGTTTACCCGGAGGTCGTCGGGGCGGTCCGCGCCGGGGACCTGGTGGCGGTCAATACCACCGCCGCCGACCTCGGGCTCGGGACGGGGGGCTATCATCTCGTGGCCGCCCGACTGGGTGAACTGGAGTCCGGTGGGGAACCCGCTCCGCCCCCCGGCCACCTCATCAAGTGGCGCTACACGCCGTCCCAGGTGGCCTGCTTGACCGTGGAGGAGACCGAGCACCCGGGGGCCCGGGCGGTGAGGGAGTTCGGCGGCCTGGAAGGGATACCGGTGGTCGCAGCCGAACTCCACAGCCAGGTACCCGCGGTGGCGGCCGGGCTCAGGGCGGCCTGGGCGGGGCCCGGGGCGCCGGACTCGGGGGGACCGGGGCGGGATTCAGCGACCCGGGAGCGCCGCTTGATCTACATCATGACCGACGCCGGGGCCTTGGCGGCGAGGTTCAGCCGGCTGATCGGGGCGATGAAAGAGGCCGCTCTGATCGATGCGGTGATAACGGTCGGCCAGGCCTTCGGGGGCGACGTCGAAGCGGTGACCCTCCATTCGGGGCTGGCTGCCGCCCGCGCCTACCTCGGGGCCGACGCGGCCATCGTGGCCATGGGCCCCGGCGAGGCCGGTACCGGGACGCGGTTGGGTTTCTCCGGCTTGTCCCAGGGGGAGGCCCTCAACGCGGCCTGGTCCCTGGGCGGGCGGCCGGTGGCCGCGGCCAGGATCAGTTGGGCCGATCCCAGAGGCCGGCACCGGGGGGTCAGCCACCATACCTTGACGATGATGGAGGTCTCCGCGCTGGCCCCGTCGACCCTCGTCCTCCCGGAACTGCCGGCCCCGCTGGCGGCAGAAGTGCTGGCGGCCCTGGCGGGGTTGCCGGAACGCCACCGCGTCGCGGTGGCCGATGGCCGGCCCGCCCTGGACTGGTTGGCGCACAAAGGAATCCGGCCGTCGACGATGGGTCGGGGGATCGAGGACGACCGCCCGTTCTTCCTGGCGGCCGGCGCGGCCGGCGCCTACGCGGCCGGGCTCTGCGCGGCCGGGCTCACCTCGGCCACCTGA